The proteins below are encoded in one region of Flavobacteriales bacterium:
- a CDS encoding MerR family transcriptional regulator, whose amino-acid sequence MVTYSIKDLEKFSGIKAHTIRVWEQRYGLLNPHRTDSNIRYYDEDQLKMLLNVSLLANNGHKISKISKYSQEEFNAEVHAIYACFENEASTEALKVKINGLIMAMLELDELKFEKIFSTSLLKRGFEGTILELIYPFLQRIGIMWRTGEVSCAQEHFITNLIRQKVLVAIDAIPLASGDSEKFLLFLPESEFNELLTLLSTYILKSKGKQCIYLGQGIPFHDLKSVAEITSPHALMTFLTEPACQEESQVYVNQLAEAFPSKSIIISGNVSFLQELNRPGNVTIIDNLRHLVDAIL is encoded by the coding sequence ATGGTCACCTACTCCATAAAAGATTTGGAGAAGTTCTCCGGTATCAAAGCGCACACCATTAGGGTGTGGGAACAGCGCTATGGTTTGCTTAATCCTCATAGGACCGATAGCAACATTCGCTATTACGACGAGGATCAGCTGAAGATGCTATTGAACGTTAGTTTGCTCGCAAACAACGGGCACAAGATCTCGAAAATCTCGAAGTACTCTCAGGAAGAGTTCAATGCCGAGGTACACGCGATCTATGCGTGCTTTGAAAACGAAGCCTCAACAGAGGCGCTGAAGGTTAAGATCAATGGTCTGATCATGGCAATGCTGGAGCTTGATGAACTCAAGTTCGAGAAGATCTTTTCAACGAGTTTGCTCAAGAGAGGATTCGAGGGAACCATACTCGAACTGATCTATCCGTTCTTACAACGTATAGGGATCATGTGGCGAACCGGAGAGGTGAGTTGTGCACAGGAGCACTTCATTACGAACCTCATTCGACAAAAAGTACTGGTTGCAATTGACGCTATACCGCTGGCATCAGGCGACAGTGAGAAGTTTCTGCTCTTTTTGCCCGAGTCGGAATTCAACGAGCTATTGACACTGTTGTCTACGTATATCCTAAAGAGTAAAGGGAAGCAGTGCATTTATCTAGGACAGGGTATCCCCTTTCACGACCTCAAGAGCGTTGCGGAGATCACGTCACCACACGCCTTGATGACATTTTTGACCGAGCCTGCTTGCCAAGAGGAATCCCAAGTTTATGTAAATCAATTGGCTGAGGCGTTTCCGTCGAAATCGATAATCATCTCGGGTAACGTGTCTTTCCTTCAAGAACTGAATCGCCCGGGTAATGTGACCATCATCGATAATCTGCGTCACTTGGTCGACGCTATACTGTAA
- the crtI gene encoding phytoene desaturase, whose product MEKKAIVIGSGFAGLSAATHLAEAGFEVTVLEKNEGPGGRARRFETAGFTFDMGPSWYWMPDVFEQYFEHFGRKVSDYYELDRLDPSYRVYFGKGDFVDLSAQLEDLYALFDRLEPGSSAELKSFLDDAAYKYEVGINDLVRKPGRSLLEFADWRVAKGVVQLQLFSSIRKVIHKKFANPKLRSLLEFPVLFLGAMPKDTPALYSLMNYADMVGGTWYPKGGMYEIVRAMVKLAEEKGVKFEYDKEVTRIAIHKGMANRVYTIEQAYDADVVIAGADYHHVEQNLLPPEGRMYSEKYWDNRKMAPSSLLFYLGVDKPLDGLLHHTLFFDESLDAHGKEIYEDPKWPTKPLFYVSCVSKTDPLSAPEGMENVFILIPTAPGLKEEEDTREHYLNIVLDRLEEHTGQKIREHIVYQRSYAHRDFIEDYHAYKGNAYGLANTLDQTAILKPAMKSKKVKNLYFTGQLTTPGPGVPPSLISGQVAAGEAMKDYKIALDETFV is encoded by the coding sequence ATGGAAAAGAAAGCGATCGTAATTGGATCTGGCTTTGCCGGTCTTTCCGCAGCCACGCATTTGGCTGAGGCTGGATTTGAGGTGACCGTTCTCGAAAAGAACGAAGGTCCAGGGGGGCGAGCTCGCAGGTTCGAAACGGCCGGGTTCACCTTTGATATGGGGCCAAGCTGGTATTGGATGCCCGATGTGTTTGAACAGTACTTTGAGCATTTCGGTCGCAAAGTATCCGACTACTACGAACTCGACCGGCTCGATCCTTCGTACAGGGTATATTTCGGGAAGGGAGATTTCGTTGATCTATCTGCTCAACTCGAAGATCTTTACGCTTTGTTCGATCGATTAGAGCCGGGAAGCTCGGCTGAGCTAAAGAGTTTTTTGGATGACGCCGCTTACAAATATGAGGTCGGAATCAACGACTTGGTTCGCAAACCCGGCCGCTCGCTGTTGGAGTTTGCCGATTGGCGCGTAGCGAAAGGAGTGGTGCAGCTACAGTTGTTCAGCTCCATCCGGAAAGTCATTCACAAGAAATTCGCGAACCCCAAACTACGCTCGCTGCTCGAGTTCCCCGTTTTGTTCTTGGGTGCAATGCCAAAGGATACCCCGGCCCTATACAGCCTTATGAACTACGCCGACATGGTAGGTGGTACATGGTACCCTAAAGGGGGTATGTATGAGATCGTTCGAGCAATGGTGAAACTAGCCGAAGAGAAAGGGGTGAAGTTCGAATACGATAAGGAGGTTACGCGCATTGCCATACACAAAGGTATGGCGAACCGAGTATATACCATTGAGCAGGCCTATGATGCCGATGTGGTGATTGCCGGTGCGGATTACCACCATGTCGAGCAAAATCTGCTTCCGCCCGAAGGGCGCATGTATTCCGAAAAGTATTGGGACAATAGAAAAATGGCCCCGAGTAGCTTGCTTTTTTACCTCGGCGTCGACAAGCCATTGGACGGTTTGTTACACCATACGCTGTTCTTTGACGAAAGTCTCGACGCGCATGGGAAAGAAATTTACGAGGACCCCAAATGGCCTACGAAGCCATTGTTTTATGTGAGCTGCGTGAGTAAAACGGACCCCCTGAGTGCCCCAGAGGGAATGGAAAACGTGTTCATTTTGATTCCGACCGCGCCCGGCTTGAAGGAGGAAGAGGATACTCGGGAGCACTATTTGAATATCGTATTGGATCGCCTCGAAGAGCATACGGGTCAAAAGATTCGTGAGCACATTGTTTATCAGCGCTCATATGCTCATCGCGACTTCATAGAAGACTATCACGCCTACAAAGGAAACGCATATGGTTTGGCCAACACGCTGGACCAAACAGCGATCCTGAAACCGGCGATGAAAAGTAAAAAAGTCAAAAACCTGTACTTCACAGGACAACTTACTACT
- a CDS encoding RNA polymerase sigma factor, giving the protein MTTAEFGNLMVDHTQFLKRLAMNLTKDVEEANDLTQDTFLKAIANQDKYMPGTNIKGWLYTIMRNTFINKYRKQKSRNTFVDSTDNNYFLNQKEANKESKTDSVVNQNYLMEQIQSVDKNYVDTFMMHYEGYKYEEIAEILNIPLGTVKSRIFLARKKLMEKLKDYRY; this is encoded by the coding sequence ATGACAACAGCAGAATTCGGTAACCTCATGGTGGATCACACGCAATTCCTCAAGCGATTGGCCATGAACCTTACCAAGGACGTAGAGGAGGCAAATGACCTTACTCAAGATACTTTTTTAAAGGCCATCGCGAACCAGGATAAATACATGCCGGGAACGAATATCAAAGGTTGGCTGTATACGATCATGCGGAATACGTTCATTAACAAATACCGCAAACAAAAATCGCGTAACACCTTTGTCGATAGCACGGACAACAACTATTTCTTGAATCAGAAAGAGGCGAACAAAGAGTCCAAGACCGACTCGGTAGTGAATCAAAACTACCTTATGGAGCAGATTCAAAGTGTCGACAAAAACTATGTCGATACCTTCATGATGCATTACGAGGGTTACAAGTACGAAGAGATCGCCGAGATCTTGAATATTCCATTGGGAACGGTTAAAAGCCGCATATTCTTGGCTCGCAAGAAGCTCATGGAGAAGCTGAAGGACTACCGCTACTAA
- a CDS encoding PAS domain S-box protein, which translates to MIDLRESQRVKALLENSPENFEQIIEETSLAICVTNQHGNYSAVNENYLRLYGYERDEMIGASFLIVVPEDDQDRLQDLHDIFMKLKDEIMRNWEVKNKDGHTFTISADAGFSPDIMGQPHKVTFIWPDDESDQRRMRER; encoded by the coding sequence ATGATTGATTTAAGAGAATCTCAAAGAGTTAAGGCACTATTAGAAAACAGTCCTGAGAATTTCGAACAGATCATTGAAGAAACCTCTCTGGCCATTTGCGTTACCAACCAACACGGTAACTATTCGGCCGTTAATGAGAACTACCTCAGATTATACGGTTATGAGCGGGACGAGATGATCGGAGCTTCGTTTTTGATCGTAGTCCCGGAAGACGACCAAGATCGACTGCAGGACCTTCATGACATTTTCATGAAGCTCAAGGACGAGATCATGCGAAATTGGGAAGTCAAGAACAAGGACGGACACACCTTTACCATTTCAGCTGATGCGGGGTTTTCTCCGGACATCATGGGGCAACCACACAAGGTCACCTTCATTTGGCCCGATGACGAATCTGATCAACGCCGGATGCGCGAACGATAA